The Triticum aestivum cultivar Chinese Spring chromosome 7B, IWGSC CS RefSeq v2.1, whole genome shotgun sequence genome window below encodes:
- the LOC123161012 gene encoding potassium channel KOR1 has translation MGRLGSKRRVGEEAELEAVEEEKEYEVEEVHDRLQSSRNSRLALFGSDLRLGPRRRRPPRRPAVDGEDGFFHDHIILPDNKLYLLWTKFILVWAVYSSFFTPFEFGFFRGLPDKLFVLDIVGQIAFLIDIVLKFFVAYRDPDTYRIVRNPTSIALRYCKSSFIFDLLGCFPWDIIYKACGSKEEVRYLLWIRLTRALKVTEFFRDLEKDIRVNYLFTRIVKLIVVEIYCTHTAACIFYYLATTLPESMEGNTWIGSLKLGEYSYDHFRELDLIKLYTTSLYFAIVTMATVGYGDIHAVNVREMIFVMIYVSFDMILGAYLIGNMTALIVKGSRTERFRDKMKEVIRYMNRNKLGKEIREQIKGHLRLQYESSYTEASVLQDIPISIRAKISQTLYKPYVESTPLFKGCSAEFIQQIVIRLQEEFFLPGEVILEQGSAVDQIYFVCHGALEGVGIGEDGQEETILMLEPESSFGEIAILCNIPQPYSVRVCELCRLLRLDKQSFTNILEIYFVDGRKILSNLTDNNEYGGRVKQIESDITFHIGKQEAELTLRVNSAAFYGDLNQLKGLIRAGADPKNTDYDGRSPLHLAASKGYEDVAQFLIHEGADIDLADKFGNTPLLEAVKQGHDRVATLLFSRGAKLNLENAGSHLCMAVSKGDSDFVRRALAYGADPDSKDYDHRSPLHIAAAEGLYMMAKMLVDAGASVFATDRWGTTPLDEGRKSGSKPLMLLLEQAKADELSKFPARGEEVRDRMHPRRCSVFPNHPWDDGAERREGVTLWIPHTIDGLVRSAQEKLGLSGSGLRLLGEDGARVQEVDMVHDGQKLYLVGGDDGAGQ, from the exons GTTGTACCTGTTATGGACCAAGTTCATACTGGTTTGGGCGGTGTACAGTTCCTTCTTTACGCCCTTCGAATTCGGCTTCTTCCGGGGACTCCCCGACAAACTGTTCGTCTTGGACATAGTTGGGCAGATTGCCTTCCTCATTGATATTGTTCTCAAGTTTTTCGTGGCCTACCGCGACCCCGACACGTACCGCATCGTACGCAATCCGACCTCTATCGCCCTCCG GTATTGCAAATCAAGCTTCATTTTTGATCTCCTTGGTTGCTTCCCATGGGATATTATCTACAAG GCTTGTGGCAGTAAAGAAGAAGTAAGATACCTATTGTGGATCCGTTTAACACGAGCTCTGAAGGTAACAGAATTCTTCAGGGATTTGGAAAAGGACATCCGTGTGAACTATCTGTTCACAAGAATAGTGAAACTCATAGTTGTGGAGATCTACTGCACACACACAGCAGCCTGTATCTTCTATTACCTGGCCACAACGCTGCCCGAGTCAATGGAAGGAAATACATGGATAGGGAGTTTGAAGTTGGGAGAGTACAGCTATGATCATTTCAGGGAGCTTGATCTTATCAAGCTTTATACCACCTCACTGTACTTTGCAATCGTCACAATGGCGACTGTTG GTTATGGTGACATTCATGCTGTAAATGTCAGGGAAATGATATTTGTCATGATCTATGTCTCGTTTGATATGATTCTTGGAGCTTACCTCATCGGTAACATGACTGCGCTTATTGTCAAAGGCTCGAGAACCGAGCGATTCAGGGACAAAATGAAAGAAGTCATCAGGTATATGAACAGAAATAAACTTGGGAAAGAGATAAGGGAACAGATCAAGGGGCATCTGAGGTTGCAGTATGAGAGCAGCTACACTGAAGCTTCTGTACTTCAGGATATCCCGATTTCAATTCGTGCAAAG ATTTCCCAAACACTGTACAAGCCATATGTTGAAAGCACTCCACTGTTCAAAGGCTGCTCAGCAGAATTTATTCAACAGATT GTGATCAGACTCCAAGAAGAGTTCTTCCTACCAGGAGAGGTTATTTTGGAGCAAGGCAGTGCGGTTGATCAGATATACTTTGTCTGTCATGGTGCGCTG GAAGGTGTTGGCATCGGCGAAGATGGCCAAGAGGAGACTATTTTGATGTTGGAGCCCGAGAGTTCTTTCGGTGAAATCGCCATTCTTTGCAACATTCCACAGCCATACAGTGTTCGTGTTTGCGAACTTTGCAGGCTCTTGCGGCTCGATAAGCAGTCATTCACAAACATACTGGAGATCTATTTTGTCGACGGAAGAAAAATTTTGAGCAACCTCACAGAT AACAATGAATATGGCGGTCGGGTCAAACAAATAGAATCGGATATCACATTCCACATAGGGAAGCAAGAGGCAGAGCTGACCTTAAGAGTAAATAGTGCCGCCTTTTATGGTGACCTTAATCAGCTCAAGGGTTTGATCCGAGCAGGAGCCGATCCAAAGAACACGGATTATGACGGGCGGTCTCCTTTG CATCTTGCAGCTTCCAAAGGGTATGAAGACGTTGCACAGTTCCTTATCCACGAAGGGGCTGATATCGATCTTGCCG ATAAATTTGGGAACACGCCACTGCTGGAGGCAGTGAAGCAGGGGCATGACCGGGTGGCCACGCTGCTCTTCAGCAGAGGAGCCAAGCTGAACCTCGAGAACGCCGGCAGCCACCTCTGCATGGCGGTGTCGAAGGGGGACTCCGACTTCGTTCGGAGGGCTCTTGCTTACGGCGCTGACCCAGACTCGAAAGACTACGATCACCGCAGTCCCCTCCACATAGCCGCCGCAGAGGGCCTGTACATGATGGCCAAGATGCTGGTAGACGCTGGCGCAAGCGTGTTCGCAACCGACAG GTGGGGCACTACTCCGCTAGACGAAGGGCGCAAGTCGGGTAGCAAGCCGCTGATGCTGCTGCTGGAGCAGGCGAAAGCCGACGAGCTGTCCAAGTTCCCCGCCCGCGGTGAAGAAGTGAGAG ATAGAATGCACCCGCGACGATGCTCCGTGTTCCCCAACCATCCATGGGATGATGGCGCCGAGCGCAGAGAGGGGGTGACCCTGTGGATTCCACACACGATCGACGGGCTCGTCAGGTCGGCGCAGGAGAAGCTGGGCTTGTCGGGCTCAGGCCTGCGCCTGCTCGGCGAGGATGGCGCGAGAGTGCAGGAGGTCGACATGGTCCATGATGGCCAGAAGCTCTATCTGGTCGGAGGCGATGACGGCGCGGGGCAGTGA